One genomic region from Ralstonia sp. RRA encodes:
- the tnpB gene encoding IS66 family insertion sequence element accessory protein TnpB (TnpB, as the term is used for proteins encoded by IS66 family insertion elements, is considered an accessory protein, since TnpC, encoded by a neighboring gene, is a DDE family transposase.) produces the protein MRAGTETILARVVKVFGAARPHHAYLFANKSSTRMKVLVYDGFGIWLAARRLNKGRFIWTNGDQAIATALNPEQLRALVTGLPWQTLTHDHAITVV, from the coding sequence ATGCGCGCCGGTACCGAAACGATCCTCGCGCGGGTCGTCAAGGTGTTCGGCGCGGCACGCCCCCACCACGCCTACCTGTTTGCCAATAAGAGTTCGACGCGCATGAAGGTGCTGGTCTACGACGGCTTCGGCATCTGGCTGGCCGCGCGGCGCCTCAACAAGGGGCGCTTCATCTGGACGAACGGCGACCAGGCGATCGCCACGGCGCTCAATCCCGAGCAATTGCGTGCGCTGGTGACGGGGCTGCCTTGGCAGACGCTCACCCACGACCACGCGATCACGGTCGTGTAA
- a CDS encoding DUF5677 domain-containing protein codes for MSDIQQRGFLSSELEEQKRLARSQFAAQFRACELWSERAVGMLNQLSLDGKAAAFLFAAGFWIRCVRSCQGGILLAEMGMVPDALTLARSAVESLFHAVALVRKPELVQRLVEQDQLEQGKQANGMLAIPTITAHLTPEVRQEIQTMIDSRPEKLRSFGAYEAAKAADLVELYETMYRGFSRSGAHSTLYALNHEFVEEADGSITPNFGPCYDDVPWVLEMLGECLKIGLSRLTVDLT; via the coding sequence ATGAGCGATATTCAGCAGAGGGGTTTTCTCTCCTCGGAACTAGAAGAGCAGAAGCGCCTCGCCCGGAGTCAATTCGCGGCGCAGTTCCGGGCATGTGAGTTGTGGTCCGAGAGGGCCGTTGGCATGCTGAATCAGTTAAGTCTGGACGGCAAGGCCGCTGCTTTCCTGTTTGCTGCCGGTTTCTGGATCCGATGCGTACGTTCTTGCCAGGGTGGCATCCTGCTTGCGGAAATGGGCATGGTGCCTGACGCGCTGACGCTGGCGCGCAGCGCAGTGGAAAGTCTTTTTCATGCGGTCGCGTTGGTGAGAAAGCCTGAGCTTGTGCAGCGCTTGGTCGAGCAGGATCAGTTGGAGCAAGGTAAGCAGGCCAACGGCATGTTGGCGATTCCAACTATCACTGCCCATCTGACGCCCGAGGTTCGGCAGGAAATTCAGACCATGATCGATTCCAGGCCTGAGAAACTGCGATCGTTTGGCGCGTACGAGGCTGCAAAGGCTGCGGACCTGGTCGAGTTGTACGAAACCATGTACCGGGGGTTCTCACGCAGCGGGGCTCACAGCACCTTGTACGCCCTCAATCATGAATTTGTAGAAGAGGCGGACGGGTCGATAACGCCGAATTTCGGCCCATGCTACGACGATGTGCCATGGGTGTTGGAGATGCTGGGTGAGTGTCTGAAGATCGGGCTTTCCCGCCTTACCGTTGATCTCACCTAG
- a CDS encoding IS66 family transposase — protein sequence MNLPTNLDALSPDELRTLAAQLMAQVGEKDRELRYRQAKIDQLTHELAIHKRWKFGKRSEQLTSEQASLLDEAIDADLEAIETELEALLPSSKSEAKSKPKRQALPPQLPRTDIHHEPDAETCTCGCALKRIGEDISEKLDYTPGTFTVERHIRGKWVCDQCETLVQTPVPPHVIDKGIPTAGLLAHTLVSKFGDHLPLYRQERIYARAGLAIPQSTLGAWVGICGVRLQPLVDALQEEVLSHGVLHADETPVQMLAPGNGKTHRAYLWAYAPSEFEKMRAVIYQFAPSRSGEHARAFLGQWQGKLVCDDFAGYKASFDGGVTEIGCMAHSRRKFFELHDKHKSELAGQALRYMVSLYEIEAQVRDAEPDQRLAARQQRAGPILERLHAWLEEQRRRVPDGSAIARAIDYSLKRWPALVRYLDDPTVPIDNNHVERQIRPVALGRSNWLFAGSLRAGQRAAAVMSLIQSAKLNGHDPYAYLKDVLTRLPTHKAADIAELLPHRWTPSAT from the coding sequence ATGAACCTACCCACCAACCTCGATGCCCTGAGCCCGGACGAACTGCGCACACTGGCTGCGCAGTTGATGGCCCAGGTCGGCGAGAAGGACCGGGAGTTGCGGTACCGGCAAGCCAAGATCGACCAGCTCACACACGAGCTGGCCATCCACAAGCGCTGGAAGTTCGGCAAGCGCAGCGAGCAACTGACATCTGAACAGGCGAGTCTGCTGGACGAAGCCATTGACGCAGACCTCGAGGCGATTGAGACCGAACTGGAAGCGCTCCTGCCGTCGTCCAAATCTGAAGCCAAGAGCAAGCCCAAGCGCCAGGCATTGCCGCCGCAGTTGCCGCGCACCGACATCCACCACGAGCCGGACGCAGAGACCTGCACCTGTGGGTGTGCGCTCAAGCGCATTGGCGAAGACATCAGCGAGAAGCTGGACTACACGCCGGGCACGTTCACCGTGGAGCGTCACATCCGCGGCAAATGGGTGTGCGATCAGTGTGAGACGCTGGTGCAGACGCCGGTGCCACCCCACGTCATCGACAAAGGCATCCCGACGGCCGGACTGCTGGCACATACGCTGGTGTCCAAGTTCGGCGACCACCTTCCCCTGTATCGGCAGGAGCGCATCTATGCGCGCGCCGGTCTGGCCATCCCGCAATCGACACTGGGCGCGTGGGTGGGCATCTGTGGCGTGCGTCTGCAACCGCTGGTGGACGCCCTGCAAGAAGAGGTTCTGAGCCACGGTGTTCTGCACGCCGACGAAACGCCAGTGCAGATGCTCGCGCCCGGCAATGGCAAGACGCACCGCGCCTACCTGTGGGCCTATGCGCCGAGCGAGTTCGAGAAGATGCGCGCGGTGATTTACCAGTTTGCGCCCAGCCGCAGCGGCGAGCACGCTCGCGCGTTCCTGGGGCAGTGGCAAGGCAAGCTGGTATGTGATGACTTCGCCGGCTACAAGGCCAGCTTCGACGGTGGCGTCACTGAGATCGGTTGCATGGCCCATTCGCGGCGCAAGTTCTTTGAACTGCACGACAAGCACAAGAGCGAATTGGCGGGCCAGGCACTGCGCTACATGGTGAGCTTGTACGAGATCGAGGCGCAAGTGCGGGATGCTGAGCCAGACCAGCGCCTGGCAGCGCGGCAACAAAGGGCTGGCCCGATTCTAGAGCGGCTGCACGCCTGGCTCGAGGAACAGCGACGCCGCGTCCCAGACGGCTCGGCGATCGCGCGGGCCATTGACTACAGCCTCAAGCGGTGGCCGGCTCTCGTGCGTTACCTCGACGACCCGACGGTGCCCATCGACAACAACCACGTCGAGCGACAGATCCGGCCGGTTGCCCTGGGTCGCTCCAATTGGTTGTTTGCAGGCTCACTGCGCGCCGGTCAACGCGCGGCTGCCGTCATGAGCCTGATCCAATCGGCCAAGCTCAACGGGCACGATCCCTACGCCTATCTGAAAGACGTCCTCACGCGACTGCCGACCCACAAGGCGGCCGACATCGCCGAACTGCTCCCGCATCGCTGGACGCCCAGCGCCACCTAG